A single region of the Chrysoperla carnea chromosome 5, inChrCarn1.1, whole genome shotgun sequence genome encodes:
- the LOC123301877 gene encoding protein transport protein SFT2 — protein MADLKKDLDEYLLLQSDTKKSFKIPSFQKPDIKGWFNRSQSTDDVEGSWFRETQKDCCPSMTRLQRITGFVICIVMGFLCFGLSSIYIPVLIFKARKFALLYTLGSLFFIFSFSFLWGPLTHLKHMFSRERLCLTLCYGSTLIATLYFALFVQSTPLTVLAAVGQIITLLWTTVSSIPGGMTGVKFFSKMFSSSVSNTLPV, from the exons ATGGCTGACCTAAAAAAAGATTTGGATGAATATTTGTTACTACAGAGTGATACCAAAAAATCGTTTAAGATACCGTCATTTCAAAAACCTGATATAAAAGGATGGTTTAATCGTAGCCAAAGTACTGATGATGTTGAAGGAAGTTGGTTTCGTGAAACTCAAAAAGACTGTTGTCCTTCGATG acACGATTGCAGCGTATTACTGGTTTTGTAATATGTATTGTCATGGGATTCTTATGTTTTGGATTGTCATCGATTTATATTCCTGTATTGATATTTAAAGCTAGAAAATTTGCTTTGCTCTACACATTAGgcagtttattttttatctttag TTTTTCATTCTTATGGGGACCACTAACACACTTAAAGCACATGTTTTCACGTGAACGTTTATGTTTAACACTATGCTATGGAAGTACACTGATTGCAACATTATACTTTGCACTGTTTGTTCAAAGTACACCGTTAACCGTTTTAGCAGCAGTTGGACAAATAATCACATTATTATGGACAACAGTATCATCGATTCCAGGTGGTATGACTGGTgtgaaattcttttcgaaaatgttttcgAGTTCTGTATCGAATACATTACCTGTGTAA